A region of the Cannabis sativa cultivar Pink pepper isolate KNU-18-1 chromosome 3, ASM2916894v1, whole genome shotgun sequence genome:
AGTTCGAGAACAAAAATCATAAATAGcctaatttttttatctttaaaattaaaaaaagacaaatggttattaaatacatttttatttttcaaaaaggacaatagaattttaattctgaggttaaataaattcaaaaattaatattttactgaACACACcacaaaacatttttttttttgtttttaaaaagacAGGAAAGCATCTTctctcttaattaatatttcaaTAAATATACAACAATAACACTAAcactattaatataaaaaaaaataactttgaaTATGAAAATAGTTAcacttttcaaatttaatttattttttcgattGACCTATTGTCATGAAGATTCTCATTTACTTCCcaaatatatttatgtttatataaacTTCAAAATTCTTTATCTTtatcacttttttttaataaaaagaataataatgagTGTTCGCAGTACGAGTGATATagatttaaactattttttcaaagtatatgtagtttttgtaattttttaaaccGCAACCACACCACAAGACCTTAAAACTGTGAAAAATCACACCGCAAAAATGTGGTACAATTTAAACAATTTACACTATCATCATTAtcaaacattaaaataaaaaaattaaaagattagtctaataaaattttaacaattaaaaaaaaatacttacatATTAATCAAGTTATTGTATTTGATTTGTCTCTACCATACTTACATATCTATAGTACACACATTGGTTTTGTCCCTATGGTAGTGAAGTTTTTACAACCATACATAATAAATCTAATGGTGATAAATAGATGAGTAAATAACAATAGCTAATATTTTGACTACACTAgattatttgtaaatttattttgtaataatatttttttaaaaaaaaataatttaataaatcaatcaaaaaataaattagtctCTTTACTCCCTCTTCCACCTCTTCTCTCTAGTTTCTTTGATTGAAGCACTTGTATGCTTAGCCTCAATTTTCAAATATATCATCCACATGCAAATCATTGTCCGAATTTCTGATCGGATCAAGCTCCCACGATTTTCCCATCCACTGACAATAAAATGGCTTGCTAGGAATATACTAGGCTAAAGAACCATAAATCAGATGAAGAAAGCTTAAGTAAAAAGTCGAACCTTCACTAACACTTCTGTTGTGTCTATGAATATAATCAAACTAAATTCAAGTCAACCAACATGAACGGATTTGCTCCAACAAAAGTTTattgtgtttcttttttttttttcttacaaatatatatacccAGCTCCACTCCACTCCACTCCACTCCTAGTCTTGAGTTTGGGGTGTTATGGCTAAAAGCTCTTAGTTTGATTACTCTGTTTCTGCTTCGAATTAATCTGATTCTTCACCTCTAATCTGTAACACCCTTCAGCCCATTTTCCTCTTCTAATCATTTTCTTACCTAAAAAAACTCAATGAGTTGCAGCGCAATAGTATTGCCTACAAATGCGCTTGTTGGATCAGAGTTAGTCCCACAAAAGTATCAGGGAAAGAATGATGTCCTCGACCCTGTCTTGGCCACAATAGATTTCTGCGCCTTTGAACCTTGGGATTTACCTCGTATGTGTGATAGTTCTtcatttttattgttgtttcttTATCTTTACGacaatacatatttattttttttttgtggttttAGTTTCTGGGTTTGTTGGGATTTCAGGTAGATCGATAATCGAATCCAATGATCTGTAGAAGAAAGAGTAACCATGAAGTTGATAGAATGGGAAAGGAACCATAGGTCAGATAAAAACgtgctaattaattttttttttaaaaaaaaatcaacttcagTCAGTGGAGAGAAGACTCTTATAGTTCCAAGAATTGGTTTTAATATAATGTAAACAataacataatatttaaaatgtacCTTCCAAAGTCATCTTCATCAACGGTCTAAAAAACGTCCTTATTCTATAGGTGCAAAACAATAGTACATACTATAGAaattttccatatatatatatatattatattatatatatatatatatatatatatatatttattctatataaagtgtggctATGTAACATAATTTTTGATTTAACGATGCTTTTTGAATTTTTAcgttaactttaacagaatatcctattaattaacagaatattctttattaattttataatattattatatatatttaaaaataaaaattatatagatattttatataaagaaatttaaatttaaatttaaaatacttaaaatgttatagatatttttaatcatatttttaaattaattggtttaactttgaattaaaataaaaaataataataaaaaatctttATATCAAATTTACGAATCCAATCTATATATAAACACCATCAAATTTGATTATGTGAGTTTCGGTTAAGAATATAGTAAATTACAATATATGCATTATCAGTTACGTTAtctaattaagaaaattttaaaaattttaaaaatacataaatataattatatccaAATGACACTCCAATGTAGCAATAGctaatttctttttcttaaagatcaaaatctcaaatcccatttaaaaattaaaaaaatacattacctaattaaaaaaaattgaacataCATGTATTGCACTTAACATCACCTAATtgaacctaattaaaaaaaactaattatacatGCATTATTGCACGTAACATCAACCTAGGTATCTTTTACAATACgtttcattaaaaatatatattttttttatagaaatatatatttatatatatatgtatatgtatatgcacAAATTATGAAATACTGTGTGTTTGTTTTTAAACAGAACATTTAAGATATTACTACACTAGAGTAAACATTTTATTACTTGGCAAACAACATATTATATGCATTAGAAGATACATTTTTATAAAGAATGATAGAATATTCTTCCTCtaagaattaattatttacatgtattgaatatacataaaaataacttcataaaataatgatattactttttattgtcttaataactttttattaagaaaattcAATGAGaccataataataaattaaattatgtaaaattatttcttatattatttataattaaattatatagcaCCTAATTTAAAACTAAGCATGTGTGCCTTGCACGTAACttttttctagtatatatatatcaatatgttgacaataacaagtgaacaaaaaaaaaataaataagaaatgaGAATAATTTATATGGATATTCGTTTAATTTACTTGTAgggataattttaaaaaacacaaaaataataaaaaaaaattacaaaaatatagtcTGTATcgtgtttttaatatttttatagtttttaaattttatatacataaaatacggttttttggcctatttttatattatatccttgttattttattatttgtatattattttttatgttgttttgttgttgctttgatgttgtttttttgttacttttattttgttttcttatattttttatagaataccgtaaaaatatatatataaaaaaatgaacGTAACAATCTAAATTTGTTACAAAAATTGgtgttttatgtaattatccctTAATTGTATGATTTAGGTTTTGTAAGCATACGAGttgttcatatataaaataagagaaaacttagtgaaaaaattagtatttttgtaatatatagagCAATTTGCGACGAAACctccttatgttttgatttttatacacttaacccccttatctttatttttggtggcaaaacccccttatgttttaatttttatacacttaacccccttatcttttttttttgtggcaaaactcccttatgttttcaatttttatacacttaaccttcttattttttttttggtggcaaaacccccttatgtttatttttctttgcaaatttgacACGTCAGTTAAATATTACTGTTAAATATCAACTGGATGACTACTGTATACACCTGTGTATATGTAACGGTAAAACCTTGAAGTCTATACAGTAGTAATCCAGTTAGTATTTAACGCTAATATctaactaaaaactaaaactttaaatttgcaaagaaaagtaaactgaagggggttttgccactaaaacaaaagatagaggggttaagtgtataaaaattaaaacatatgggggttttgccaccaaaaaaaaagataaagggGATAAGTGTATTAAAACTAAAACATaaaggggttttgccaccaaaaaaaaagataaagggGTTAAgtgtgtaaaaattaaaacataaggggatttcgccgcaaattactctaatatATAATACGGTGCGATTTGAACTGCGATTATTAAACTCAAAATCGCAAACCGTACAGAATCACACAGTTTGGCAAAATGCAAACCAAAACCGCTTGCCGTACAAAGAATTTAAAACTACATTTTTCATACAATGTAGTGTGGTGCGAGCAGTTTGTACTGTAAAAGCGGTTTGATGAAGACCCCAACCAGCATATACAATCAAATTTTGGCAACACCTTATTAgaacttaaaaaaaaagagtacgTGTATCAATGACTTGCCATAAAGCAAGACTCTCtccaaattaattatttctctAATTGGTGGTTATTACTACTACCATGTTGCATAATCTCTTCTAGAAACAATGTCATATTAAGGTGTGAGGACCCACCTTCTTCAACAGCTCTCTTTGCCATCTCCCCAAGCCTTCTAGCTCTTTCCCTTCTCTCCTTGCATTCTTCTCCATCATCCAACACTTCCTCTAAAGCACTCTTAATAGTTTCCATCTTCACCTTGACCCCAACTTTCTCTTCCTCCCCCCATTTCATTGGCTGTTCAAAACCAAGCGATACAGCTATATTCAAAACTTGTACAACTAGTTTCTCATTAAGAAACTGGTCAGCAAAAAGTGGCCATGTAACCATGGGGACCCCAGCACTTATTCCTTCAAGAGTTGAATTCCATCCACAATGAGTTAAGAACACTCCAACTGCAGAGTGTGACAAAATTAGTACTTGTGGAGCCCAACCCCGGATGACCAATCCTCTTTCCTTGGTCCTTTCTTCAAATCCATCTTCTTTCATCCATTTCTCTACTTCTTCTGAAGTACTAGTCCCTCCCCTTATAACCCAAACAAATGGTTTGTTGGAAGCTTCTAAGCCCAATCCAAGCTCTATCAACTGTGGCACTACTAAATTACATAAGCTTCCAAGGCAAACATAAATTACCGATGCTGGTTCCCACAAATTAAGCCACTTGAGACAGTGATGTTCATCAACACAAGACTTGTTACCTCTTTGGGCCTTATCTAACTCATCTTTGTTGCATAAGGAGACTGGGCCAATACACCAAACTTTACCGTTCCTTACATTCTTGTAGTCTTTGACAAATGCAGGCTCCAACTCTTCGAAACTATTTATTATTGCTCCATAAGACCCTAGCTCAGCTTCTATCATTTGGTCATGAAATTCTTTTAGATCTGAATTAGTTGGTGCAGCTGGTAACTGAGCCTTGGTAACTTCAATGCGCTCAGCCAAGTAAGGGATGACAAATCGCTCTGTTTCAGAACTTACATTGTCAAGAATCTTGGAGCTACGTATGTTATGAACGCTTAAGAGCAATAAGCAACATACTCCATGGAAAGATATTCTTGGAATATTGAACTTTCGAGCTATGTTGATTGTCCAAGGCAAGCACATATCTGCTATTATGCAACTTGGCCTCAGCTTAAGCTCTTCAAGTTCTTTCTCTGCCGGTAGTTGCATCATTGAGGCTGCATGGAGGAGTTTTTTCACACAATCCAAAGAAGGCATCGTGTCAAAATTCTCACACCCTTCAGGTAATCCAACTTCTTTTGAATGAAACTTCAATTTGATTAGATGGATACTAAGCCCGGTTTCAATGGCGCGAGCGAAAACTTTTTCGAAACGGGCTGCGTTGCCTGGTGTGGTGACTATGGTGATCTGGGCACCGCGTTTTGCTAACATTTTGGCTATGTCGACCATTGGAATCATGTGGCCTTGTGCCATTAGAGGAAATAAGACGAAGTGAAGTTGTTTGTTTTTTGTAGCCATTGAATTTCAAAAAAGATAGAAAGAGATGGAAAACTTTAGTAAATGAGATGCCCTTTTATATTGTTTGagaaatttgtataaataggttCCAATCCAAATTGCCTTATTAATAATTTGGTGTTGTAAGCCCATACGTATGCATTTTGGATTACGTGAAATTAGAAAGATACAGTTTGGTTCAGTGACAACCAGTACAAGTGTGGACCAATTGTTTCGCTCATCTCTACATCAGTCCAtaaatattgttttattttgctCGTTTTCTTTCTAGAGTCTCTCACTCACATACGTTTCTTTCTATCAATTATACACAAGTCAAATTTGAACTTTTCTTcgagcaaaagaaatttgaactttttgtttgtttttttttttttggacaaaATTTAGAGAAATAATGATAACTATGTCAGGGCATTTAACATACGTAACCTTAAAATTtttgtatattaattttgtgaccattttttttaaaaaaaaaatttgcaacACTAACAAAAACTtttgggaattttttttttacacctATGATACACACGTATTTGCTCTGACATTTAGGAGAAttttttactctattttttttcatgatcgtGTACATTTTTCAGAAAAATTTAACGTATCGAAACAAGGTTCACACAATTTGTTGCATGCATGCCTTTTATTTTAAACGCACGTGAAATAGGTTGTTTGAACCAATAGCGAAGCCAACTCAAAAATTTAAAGGGGGgaaatacactaaaaaaataaaaatttatttattttcatttttaatgagctttacatgtaatttttttggaaaataaaaaaaattgtgggaCCATGGCACCCTGTGGTCCCTAGCTCTTTCACCGGGTAGAAGAGTGTGATAAGCTAGTTTTAGGTGAATTTTATGAAGTATTTTAGAGGTATATTTCAGTTTGCTATGTTCATTTTGTGCAAAATTACGTTTGTTTTCTACTTGTTTCAAGTTTAAATGGTAAAATTTGTTATATGAATTGAAAATgagaaaaaacatattaaatcaGATTAATATATAATGAATTTACCATGGAATTTGGAGTTCTAAGATATAATATAGGTGAAAAATTCTATGTTTTTGATGCTTAACACGCTCCGTTTGGGATCGAAAATCAACTCTAATGCTTCAAGCTAAATTTTAACTATGATGCATTCCCTTTCAGAAAAAGCATTGttaataaaagttatagatCGTTCTTTAATCTTTTCAAAGCAACTTGAATTGCCAAATTCTGAGCAATCGCTACCAGAAATTAGACTTTTTATCCCATTTTTTAtacttaacaaaaataaaatgtgGGATGAAAGCTTTCTATCCCACTTTTAGATTTGGCACAAGGGTCCTGTTTggttaaacttttttttaaaaaaaaatcaaaaacaaaaaaataagttGTAGATTGAATTTTTATTGGCCAACTAAACAGGCCCTAAATGACTTAAGTCTCTAATTGTACTcaaaagtgagtgttttaatatttatacttcCAGTACAAATTGTTTCAAAATATAATGTTCATGTAAGTACGAAGTCGAGCTCATGGGAGTTGACTAACATTAAAAGAAACATTTTAAACAAAGTAAGGATATTCTAATTAACCAAGTTTCAATTATTTGATGGgatttttgttttgaaaaataaaataaatgataagtataaaaaaaaattaagatttaaGATGAGTGAGGATGAAAATGATTTCCAAATaagatgtgtaaaataagattattaagatattagaatccacaaaatgcaTGTTCAAtagtatttataagtatattgattCCCTAGTTTAtatatagttgaaataaatcacaatatattttccaaaatatattttctatttaatcaCAAGTTATTTCAAAAAGGTAGAATTTTTCAGtttcaaaatgtataatttctaagcattaaacATGTTACAATTTAATGCAACTATACAAAAGTAAAGAaactatgtgtaggtaaaatataacacttatgAATTAGATGCAAATAATTTAATGAAAGATATTTAATCAAAGAATATTGTATTGCATAATGAAGAACTAAGTGGAAATATActttaacaataaaaaatacatgatattgaagatgaaaatgacatatttttttatagaaaaattcaTGAACTTTGTAGCACAAAtgggaaatcaacatacaaaaataaatcctatctagctacattttgcttcatcatcttcttaataatcttaaaaaaagattagaagctcATAATAACaagattgaaataaaaattacaaataataaacgtacttgacatgctctttaaaatgtaaaaatggtagaaagatGAGTGAAATGGTGTATGGGATGAAAAGTGGAAGAGAAGAGTGAAGAGTTGTGAAAGGAAGAGGTGTTTTGGTGGTGAAGAGATGTGGAATGAAGATGTGTATAGGGGTGAAGAGATGTGCAATGAAGAGGTATTTAGGGCTGAAGAGATGCTTTGAAATGGTCTTCCAATACCATATTTACAGGAAAAATTGAGAgattaaattcattaaaatataataaataaattgattaatttagtTAGTGTTGAGAAGAGAAGGGATAAATAGAGTATGTGTAGTATTGTAAAATATAAATGTTTGTTTGGAtaaaaatcttgaaaagatagggtaaaaataaaCTACGAATGTTTATTTAGGTGAAATAAATTGGGAAGATAAAATAGATATTTGTGTGTAAAGTGTGGGAGACAAATAAGAATTTTGGCATTTCTAATGTGGAATTCGGCTGagagaaaagcatataacagaTAATATAATATCGACCCGTATCTAGGCGTCATATACccatttacaaggcttaacaaatGAATAAGAACATTCTTTACTAATGTACAGCCactgtaccacatacactacgtaccactactgtacgagtgttggtagggtttgtttcgtacccCGAGTACCGCTAAGGGTTGTACCACACACACCCCGTACCATTCCGTACTAGTACTGGTAACACCGTAACGTACTCTTTAAACATTgtacactataccaatgcactctgtgcCGCTACCGTAttagtgttggtagtgtacgAATTAcaacaagcatgcatatatatatcacacatacatacattcgcatATATACAATATGTTCTATGTTATTCTTACCTCATTTTCGAATTCAAGtgagttggccgacctgaacgaaaAACTTCATGCTGGATGGATGCCCTAGTCACATTACATAAACGGGTAAACGACGCGCCAAAACCCTAATCTAGGAAACCCAAACCCCTAACTAAGGGTTTTTCTATtgacaaccaaaataaaaatacccTAAGTATGAAGGAATTAACCAACCAAGGCTCTAAAAATAACACGAATTGACAAAATAGCTTGTTCGGGAACCTGTCCCAAAACCGGTGAACTGGTTTTTCACTACCTGTCAAATTGGTTTACCGGTTTGCATTAGGTAACCCAAAACAAACCAATTTTTGATCAAAATGTGCCCAAACTTCAGCAAACTTTCTAGAACACCAATAATAACCTCAAACAATAAATTGCAAGCAATAGAAACAAGAAAAGCATACTCAATCCAAAAATGTCATTGTTGAGCCAAATTTGAGTTAAGAATTAAACACCAAAACAAGTAGATTTAGACCTAAAAAAACCTTATTAAACGACACAAACTAATCACATATCCATTCTAACTTACACAGCAACAAAATCACCAATTTAATAAGCTTGAACCAACAATTTGTACTAAAAAACTTAACAAGAAGAAATTAGGGCCACGCCTCACTTTCTCCTCACAAGAGCTACTGAATTCCCAGCAAGAATCAAACACAACAATTTGACTTTGAACCCTAACCCTTGGTTCCTTCTTTGTTTGAAAAGAGAAAGAGGAACGAGAGGTTCTAAATGTTTCTTGTCTTTTCTCCAATTTGACTTTTCTTCCAATTGGTAAACTcctaaattaattaatctagGCTGAAAATAATAAAGGCTAGGTGTCACTCATATATTCAGCCACATACCCCGTAGCCGAATTCCAAAATACCCTTGTTCTTTAAACATAAACAATAATAAGCCTAAGGGTAAAATAGTCTAAACCATAACCCCGCTAAATTCATCTCAAATATTTAACCATAACCATCCGTCGTATTTTTCGTCGTCGCCcagcaaaaatcataaaaattgcataattcacctataacacaaataatacctCTAGTGTCTCCAAAATTGAGAAATCATAACTCTAGTACCCATTTCTAAAAATGGGACCCACAACATAATAAACTCAAACATAATTATAAAGATATCAATAATTAActctaattgcctttactaattcaTATTCCAAAATGTGGTCATTATAAATagtagcaaagtagaggagatattttcaattccaaagtgttctatcatcttattctatataagatggtcccactgcctctgttgtcttgacacaaccaatgagaataatacaattaatgttCCTAGACAAAaagtcacggtacctcgtcgtagtgggagggtgtCAAGGAAcccaccctgttatgacttaaaaatttattgtaaatttaaacaagtaatggatagttagaataagaaactaagaagcaatgccaagagaactatggttaaaattATTCATATAGAGTAACCAAAAGTTTTTAATTACAAGAATAAGAAGGGAAATTTCGATAATAAgtttattcaatggacttaacaaaacttcatgatCCTAGTATCATAGGTTAAAGATCATCTAAACCTGTGGCATGTCATATagctggtaatttacttacttaagtggaagcaacttactttagtaagatgttggaaattattttaccaggatcttagatctactcacaagtatgtttattaacatcctaaatatgaactttctaaaacgatgaaataaacacataaagtttaggaaaccttacattgggtgcagcgaaataatatgactccttccgttcagatatctagcccttgattcctttctgtagcagagcattatcaatatctgaacctggatctctttctctgaatctttgatgctgaaactcctttgctgatgatctttcttcacgatcttcctcactatgattgaggtatcacttgatgtgtgtgggcactactcatacactaaggtagttcgaaattcaaaggaagaagaaagaagaagtggtagctaaagatagggagagagaaggctcagtttttctgaatcagaagaagtctgaagaaaagtgtaattttcctgaagccttcactatctatttatagcattccactagggttagatttgaattatatggcattaaaataatgaaaaaatcaact
Encoded here:
- the LOC115711695 gene encoding UDP-glycosyltransferase 73C25, producing MATKNKQLHFVLFPLMAQGHMIPMVDIAKMLAKRGAQITIVTTPGNAARFEKVFARAIETGLSIHLIKLKFHSKEVGLPEGCENFDTMPSLDCVKKLLHAASMMQLPAEKELEELKLRPSCIIADMCLPWTINIARKFNIPRISFHGVCCLLLLSVHNIRSSKILDNVSSETERFVIPYLAERIEVTKAQLPAAPTNSDLKEFHDQMIEAELGSYGAIINSFEELEPAFVKDYKNVRNGKVWCIGPVSLCNKDELDKAQRGNKSCVDEHHCLKWLNLWEPASVIYVCLGSLCNLVVPQLIELGLGLEASNKPFVWVIRGGTSTSEEVEKWMKEDGFEERTKERGLVIRGWAPQVLILSHSAVGVFLTHCGWNSTLEGISAGVPMVTWPLFADQFLNEKLVVQVLNIAVSLGFEQPMKWGEEEKVGVKVKMETIKSALEEVLDDGEECKERRERARRLGEMAKRAVEEGGSSHLNMTLFLEEIMQHGSSNNHQLEK